The proteins below are encoded in one region of Equus caballus isolate H_3958 breed thoroughbred chromosome 16, TB-T2T, whole genome shotgun sequence:
- the CELSR3 gene encoding cadherin EGF LAG seven-pass G-type receptor 3 isoform X4, whose product MARQPLWWSLRGPTTPLLLLLLLSLFPLSREELEDGGGQGWDPRIVAATGRGAQIGGGALALCPETPEIQEDGEPGLGIREPVFVGLRGGRQSTQSGRGPPEQPDPGLRAEYGVQALGSHGRETGQGTGSLLCWRPEISSCGKTGPLRRDSLSLEALSPGVPGPEDSSPFPSDLLVPPRGSKSVSSQRNAGRSALQKVGTIRCCGELWASGRRSQGEKRATSREERIVPRTDCPPGAAGSDPELVSAPLTARTAPASSSAPRKSRTAPEPAPERMRSRGLFRRRFLPQRPGPRPPGVPAEPGAWKTLPASRVRPRRAANRHPQFPQYNYQALVPENEAAGTVVLRVVAQDPDTGEAGRLVYSLAALMNSRSLELFSIDPQSGLIRTEAALDRESMERHYLRVTAQDHGSPRLSATTMVAVTVADRNDHAPVFEQAQYRETLRENVEEGYPILQLRATDGDATPNANLRYRFVGSPAARAAAAAAFEIDPRSGLISTSGRVDREHMESYELVVEASDQGQEPGPRSATVRVHITVLDENDNAPQFSEKRYVAQVREDVRPHTVVLRVTATDRDKDANGLVHYNIISGNSRGHFAIDSLTGEIQVVAPLDFEAEREYALRIRAQDAGRPPLSNNTGLASIQVVDINDHTPIFVSTPFQVSVLENAPLGHSVIHIQAVDADHGENARLEYSLTGVAPDTPFVINSATGWVSVSGPLDRESVEHYFFGVEARDHGSPPLSASASVTVTVLDVNDNRPEFTMKEYHLRLNEDAAVGTSVVSVTAVDRDANSAISYQITGGNTRNRFAISTQGGVGLVTLALPLDYKQERYFKLVLTASDRALHDHCYVHINITDANTHRPVFQSAHYSVSVNEDWPVGSTVVVISASDDDVGENARITYLLEDNLPQFRIDADSGAITLQAPLDYEDQVTYTLAITARDNGIPQKADTTYVEVMVNDVNDNAPQFVASHYTGLVSEDAPPFTSVLQISATDRDAHANGRVQYTFQNGEDGDGDFTIEPTSGIVRTVRRLDREAVPVYELTAYAVDRGVPPLRTPVSIQVTVQDVNDNAPVFPAEEFEVRVKENSIVGSVVAQITAVDPDEGPNAHIMYQIVEGNIPELFQMDIFSGELTALIDLDYEARQEYVIVVQATSAPLVSRATVHVCLVDQNDNSPVLNNFQILFNNYVSNRSDTFPSGIIGRIPAYDPDVSDHLFYSFERGNELQLLVVNQTSGELRLSRKLDNNRPLVASMLVTVTDGLHSVTAQCVLRVVIITEELLANSLTVRLENMWQERFLSPLLGHFLEGVAAVLATPAEDVFIFNIQNDTDVGGTVLNVSFSALAPRGAGTGAAGPWFSSEELQEQLYVRRAALAARSLLDVLPFDDNVCLREPCENYMKCVSVLRFDSSAPFLASASTLFRPIQPIAGLRCRCPPGFTGDFCETELDLCYSNPCRNGGACARREGGYTCVCRPRFTGEDCELDTEAGRCVPGVCRNGGTCTDGPDGGFHCQCPAGGAFEGPRCEVAARSFPPSSFVMFRGLRQRFHLTLSISFATVQPSGLLFYNGRLNEKHDFLALELVAGQVRLTYSTGESNTVVSPTVPGGLSDGQWHTVHLRYYNKPRTDALGGAQGPSKDKVAVLSVDDCNVAVALQFGAEIGNYSCAAAGMQTSSKKSLDLTGPLLLGGVPNLPENFPVSHKDFVGCMRDLHIDGRRVDMAAFVANNGTTAGCQAKLHFCDSGPCKNSGFCSERWGGFSCDCPVGFGGRDCRLTMAYPHRFHGNGTLSWDFGNDMAVSVPWYLGLAFRTRATKGVLMQVQAGPHSALLCQLDRGLLSVTMTRGSGRAAHLLLDQVAVSDGRWHDLRLELQEEPGGRRGHHVLMVSLDFSLFQDTMAVGSELQGLKVKRLHVGGLPPSSEEESPQGLVGCIQGVWLGSTPLGSPALLAPSHRVNVEPGCVVTNACASGPCPPHADCRDLWQTFSCTCWPGYYGPGCVDACLLNPCQNQGSCRHLPGAPHGYICDCVGGYFGHHCEHRMDQQCPRGWWGSPTCGPCNCDVHKGFDPNCNKTNGQCHCKEFHYRPRDSDSCLPCDCYPVGSTSRSCAPHSGQCPCRPGALGRQCNSCDSPFAEVTASGCRVLYDACPKSLRSGVWWPQTKFGVLASVPCPRGALGLRGAGAAVRLCDEDQGWLEPDLFNCTSPAFRELSLLLDGLELNKTALDTVEAKKLAQRLREVTSHTDHYFSQDIRVTARLLAHLLTFESHQQGFGLTATQDAHFNENLLWAGSALLAPETGDLWAALGQRAPGGSPGSAGLVQHLEEYAATLARNMELTYLNPVGLVTPNIMLSIDRMEHPSPTRGTRRYPRYHSNLFRGQDAWDPHTHVLLPSQAPRPSPSEVLSTSSSSIENSTTSSVAPPPAPPETEPEPGISIVILLVYRTLGGLLPAQFQAERRGARLPQNPVMNSPVVSVAVFHGRNFLRGVLESPISLEFRLLQTANRSKAICVQWDPPGPADQHGMWTARDCELVHRNGSHARCRCSRTGTFGVLMDASPRERLEGDLELLAVFTHVVVAVSVAALLLTAAILLSLRSLKSNMRGIHANVAAALGVAELLFLLGIHRTQNQLVCTAVAILLHYFFLSTFAWLLVQGLHLYRMQVEPRNVDRGAMRFYHALGWGVPAVLLGLTVGLDPEGYGNPDFCWISVYEPLIWSFAGPVVLVVVMNGTMFLLAARTSCSTGQREAKKSSVLTLRSSFLLLLLISASWLFGLLAINHSILAFYYLHAGLCGLQGLVVLLLFCVLNADARAAWTPACLGRKAVPEEARPAPGTGPGAYNNTALFEESGLIRITLGASTVSSVSSARSGRTQDQDSQPGRSYLRDNVLVRHGSAADHTDHSLQAHAGPTDLDVAMFHRDAGGGADSDSDSDLSLEEERSLSIPSSESEDNGRTRGRFQRPLRRAAQSERLLTHPKDVDGNDLLSYWPALGECEAAPCALQTWGSERRLGLDTSKDAANNNQPDLALTSGDETSLGRAQHQRKGILKNRLQYPLMPQTRGPPELSWCRAATLGHCAVPAASYGRIYAGGGTGSLSQPASRYSSREQLDLLLRRQMSLLKHTLGPSHHCHAFCHCLGTWALHATLCHIPQHLGAVAGLRSSQK is encoded by the exons ATGGCGAGGCAGCCGCTGTGGTGGAGTCTCAGGGGGCCGACGACCCCGCtactcctgcttctcctcctctctttgttTCCTCTCAGCCGGGAGGAGCTGGAGGACGGCGGGGGCCAAGGCTGGGACCCGAGGATAGTTGCCGCTACGGGGCGAGGGGCACAGATCGGCGGCGGAGCCTTAGCTCTTTGTCCCGAGACGCCCGAGATCCAGGAGGATGGAGAGCCTGGCCTGGGAATCAGGGAGCCTGTCTTCGTGGGGCTCCGAGGGGGAAGGCAAAGCACCCAGAGTGGTCGAGGGCCCCCTGAGCAGCCGGACCCAGGGCTGAGGGCGGAATATGGGGTCCAGGCATTAGGCAGCCATGGGAGAGAGACAGGACAGGGAACAGGGTCTCTGTTATGCTGGCGCCCAGAGATTTCCTCTTGCGGGAAGACAGGACCCTTGCGAAGAGATAGTCTGTCGCTGGAGGCTCTATCCCCAGGGGTCCCGGGCCCGGAGGACAGCTCGCCCTTCCCTTCGGACCTTCTGGTTCCGCCCCGTGGTTCCAAATCAGTGTCCTCCCAGAGGAATGCTGGGAGAAGCGCCCTCCAAAAAGTGGGAACCATACGCTGCTGTGGGGAATTGTGGGCATCAGGACGCAGGAGTCAGGGCGAGAAGCGCGCTACATCCCGAGAGGAGAGGATAGTCCCCCGGACGGACTGTCCTCCCGGGGCTGCAGGATCTGACCCCGAGCTTGTTTCAGCACCGCTCACGGCGAGGACAGCTCCCGCATCTAGTTCAGCACCGCGCAAGTCTCGGACAGCTCCCGAGCCAGCACCCGAGCGCATGCGCTCCCGCGGTCTCTTCCGCCGCCGCTTCCTCCCGCAGCGCCCCGGGCCGCGCCCCCCGGGGGTCCCGGCCGAGCCTGGAGCCTGGAAAACACTTCCAGCGAGCCGAGTCCGCCCCCGCCGCGCCGCGAACCGCCACCCGCAGTTTCCGCAGTACAACTATCAGGCGCTAGTGCCCGAGAACGAGGCGGCGGGCACTGTGGTGCTACGCGTAGTGGCGCAGGATCCCGACACGGGCGAGGCTGGGCGCCTAGTCTACTCGTTGGCTGCGCTCATGAACAGCCGCTCCCTGGAGCTTTTCAGCATCGATCCACAGAGCGGCCTCATCCGCACGGAGGCCGCTCTGGACCGCGAGAGCATGGAGCGCCACTACCTGCGCGTGACGGCGCAGGATCACGGCTCGCCGCGCCTCTCGGCCACCACCATGGTGGCCGTTACAGTAGCCGACCGCAACGACCACGCGCCGGTGTTTGAGCAGGCGCAATACCGGGAGACACTTCGTGAGAACGTGGAGGAGGGCTACCCCATCCTGCAGTTGCGTGCCACAGATGGCGACGCGACCCCCAACGCCAACCTGCGTTACCGCTTTGTGGGGTCCCCAGCTGCGCGCGCTGCGGCCGCCGCCGCCTTCGAGATTGATCCGCGTTCGGGCCTCATCAGCACCAGCGGTCGTGTGGACCGCGAGCACATGGAAAGCTACGAGCTGGTAGTGGAGGCCAGCGATCAGGGCCAAGAGCCTGGGCCGCGCTCTGCCACCGTGCGTGTGCACATAACCGTGCTGGACGAGAACGACAACGCACCCCAGTTCAGCGAGAAGCGCTACGTGGCACAGGTGCGCGAGGATGTGCGCCCGCACACAGTGGTGCTGCGAGTCACTGCCACCGACCGGGACAAGGACGCCAACGGACTGGTGCACTACAACATCATCAGCGGCAACAGCCGAGGCCACTTCGCCATCGATAGCCTCACAGGCGAGATCCAGGTGGTGGCACCTTTGGACTTTGAGGCGGAGCGAGAGTATGCCTTGCGCATCCGGGCACAGGATGCAGGCCGGCCACCATTGTCCAACAACACAGGCCTGGCCAGCATCCAGGTGGTGGACATCAATGACCATACTCCTATCTTTGTCAGCACACCCTTCCAGGTCTCTGTCCTGGAAAATGCGCCCCTGGGCCACTCggtcatccacattcaggcagtggatgcagacCACGGGGAGAATGCCAGATTAGAGTACTCCCTAACTGGTGTGGCTCCTGATACACCCTTTGTGATAAACAGTGCCACTGGTTGGGTCTCTGTGAGTGGTCCCCTGGACCGTGAATCTGTGGAGCATTACTTCTTTGGTGTGGAGGCCCGAGACCATGGCTCACCCCCACTCTCGGCCTCAGCCAGCGTCACAGTGACTGTGCTGGATGTTAACGACAATCGGCCCGAGTTTACAATGAAGGAATACCACCTACGGCTGAATGAGGATGCAGCTGTGGGCACCAGTGTGGTCAGCGTGACTGCTGTAGACCGTGATGCCAACAGTGCCATCAGCTACCAGATAACAGGTGGCAACACTCGGAATCGCTTTGCCATAAGCACCCAGGGGGGTGTAGGTCTGGTGACACTGGCTCTGCCACTGGACTATAAGCAGGAACGCTACTTCAAGCTGGTGCTAACTGCATCTGACCGTGCCCTTCATGATCACTGCTATGTGCATATCAACATCACAGATGCCAACACTCACCGGCCTGTCTTTCAAAGTGCCCACTACTCAGTGAGTGTGAATGAGGATTGGCCAGTGGGTAGCACCGTGGTGGTCATCAGTGCCTCTGATGATGATGTGGGTGAAAATGCTCGTATCACCTATCTCCTGGAGGACAACCTGCCCCAGTTCCGCATTGATGCAGACTCAGGGGCCATTACACTACAGGCCCCACTGGACTATGAGGACCAGGTGACCTACACGCTAGCTATTACAGCTCGGGACAATGGCATCCCACAGAAGGCAGATACAACTTACGTGGAAGTGATGGTCAATGATGTGAATGATAATGCTCCACAGTTTGTGGCCTCCCACTACACGGGCTTGGTCTCTGAGGATGCCCCACCTTTCACCAGTGTCCTGCAGATCTCAGCCACTGACAGGGATGCTCATGCCAATGGCCGGGTCCAGTACACTTTCCAGAATGGGGAAGATGGGGATGGAGACTTTACCATTGAGCCCACCTCTGGCATTGTCCGCACAGTAAGGCGGCTGGATCGGGAGGCAGTGCCAGTGTATGAACTGACTGCCTATGCCGTGGACCGAGGTGTGCCCCCACTGCGGACTCCAGTCAGCATCCAGGTGACAGTGCAGGATGTGAATGACAATGCACCTGTCTTCCCAGCTGAGGAGTTTGAGGTGCGAGTGAAGGAGAATAGCATCGTGGGCTCAGTGGTGGCCCAGATCACTGCAGTGGACCCTGACGAAGGCCCCAATGCCCATATAATGTACCAGATCGTGGAAGGGAACATCCCTGAGCTGTTCCAAATGGATATCTTCTCTGGAGAGTTGACGGCACTCATTGACCTGGACTACGAGGCTCGCCAGGAATATGTGATTGTGGTGCAGGCCACATCTGCCCCTCTGGTCAGTCGGGCCACTGTGCACGTCTGCCTAGTTGACCAGAATGACAACAGCCCCGTGCTCAACAACTTCCAGATCCTCTTCAACAACTATGTATCCAACCGTTCAGATACCTTCCCCTCAGGCATCATTGGACGCATCCCAGCTTATGATCCAGATGTCTCCGACCACCTCTTCTATTCCTTTGAGCGGGGCAATGAGCTGCAGCTGCTGGTGGTCAACCAGACCAGTGGGGAGCTTCGACTCAGCCGCAAGTTAGACAACAACCGCCCACTGGTGGCCTCCATGTTGGTGACTGTCACAG ATGGGCTGCACAGCGTCACTGCTCAGTGCGTGCTGCGCGTGGTCATCATCACGGAGGAGTTGCTGGCTAACAGCCTGACCGTGCGCCTCGAGAACATGTGGCAGGAACGCTTCCTGTCGCCGCTGTTGGGCCACTTTCTGGAAGGCGTGGCCGCGGTACTTGCCACACCTGCCGAGGACGTCTTCATCTTCAACATCCAGAACGACACGGACGTGGGGGGCACTGTGCTCAATGTGAGCTTCTCGGCGCTGGCGCCCCGCGGGGCTGGCACTGGCGCTGCAGGTCCTTGGTTCAGCTCCGAGGAGCTGCAGGAGCAGCTGTACGTGCGGCGCGCAGCACTTGCCGCCCGCTCACTTCTGGACGTGCTGCCCTTCGACGACAACGTGTGCCTGCGCGAGCCCTGCGAGAACTACATGAAGTGCGTGTCGGTGCTGCGCTTTGACTCGTCTGCGCCCTTCCTGGCCTCGGCCTCCACGCTCTTCAGACCCATCCAGCCGATTGCAGGCCTGCGCTGCCGCTGCCCGCCCGGCTTTACGGGAGACTTCTGTGAGACCGAGCTCGACCTCTGCTACTCCAACCCTTGCCGCAATGGCGGCGCCTGCGCCCGGCGCGAGGGAGGCTACACCTGCGTCTGCCGGCCGCGCTTCACCG GAGAAGACTGTGAGCTGGACACCGAGGCCGGACGCTGCGTGCCCGGCGTCTGCCGCAACGGGGGCACCTGTACAGATGGGCCGGACGGCGGCTTCCACTGCCAGTGCCCGGCGGGTGGCGCCTTCGAGGGCCCACGCTGCGAGGTGGCGGCGCGCTCCTTCCCTCCCAGTTCGTTCGTCATGTTCCGAGGCCTGCGGCAGCGCTTCCACCTCACACTGTCCATCTC ATTTGCAACGGTGCAGCCAAGTGGGCTACTCTTCTACAATGGGCGCCTGAATGAGAAACACGACTTCTTGGCCCTGGAGCTTGTGGCTGGACAAGTGCGACTCACATATTCCACTG GTGAATCCAACACGGTGGTCAGCCCCACAGTTCCAGGGGGCCTGAGTGACGGGCAGTGGCACACAGTGCACCTGAGATACTACAACAAG CCCCGGACAGATGCCCTGGGGGGTGCTCAGGGCCCCTCCAAGGACAAGGTGGCTGTGCTGAGCGTGGATGATTGCAACGTGGCGGTGGCTCTGCAGTTTGGTGCTGAGATTGGCAACTACTCATGCGCAGCTGCTGGCATGCAAACAAGCTCCAAGAA GTCCCTGGACCTGACGGGCCCTCTACTCTTGGGAGGTGTCCCCAACCTCCCCGAGAACTTCCCCGTGTCCCACAAGGACTTCGTCGGCTGCATGCGGGACCTGCACATTGATGGCCGCCGGGTGGACATGGCGGCCTTTGTTGCAAACAATGGCACCACGGCAG GCTGCCAGGCCAAGCTGCACTTTTGTGACTCAGGCCCCTGTAAGAATAGCGGCTTCTGCTCAGAGCGCTGGGGCGGCTTCAGCTGCGACTGCCCTGTGGGCTTCGGTGGCAGAGACTGTCGGCTCA CCATGGCCTATCCCCACCGTTTCCATGGCAACGGCACACTGAGCTGGGACTTTGGAAATGACATGGCTGTGTCTGTGCCATGGTACCTGGGGCTGGCATTTCGGACACGGGCGACAAAGGGGGTCCTGATGCAAGTACAGGCTGGGCCACACAGCGCGCTTCTCTGTCAG CTTGATCGGGGATTGCTATCTGTGACCATGACCAGGGGCTCAGGCCGTGctgcccacctcctcctggacCAGGTGGCTGTCAGTGACGGCCGGTGGCACGATCTGCGGCTGGAGTTGCAGGAGGAGCCAGGTGGCCGGCGGGGCCACCATGTCCTCATGGTCTCATTGGATTTTAGCCTCTTCCAG GACACGATGGCGGTGGGGAGTGAGCTTCAGGGCCTGAAAGTAAAGCGACTCCATGTGGGAGGCCTGCCCCCCAGCAGTGAAGAGGAGAGTCCTCAGGGTCTGGTTGGCTGTATCCAG GGGGTATGGCTCGGTTCCACACCTTTGGGGTCCCCGGCCCTGCTTGCTCCCAGCCACCGAGTGAATGTGGAACCTGGCTGTGTCGTGACCAATGCCTGTGCATCtgggccctgcccaccccacgctGACTGCCGAGACCTCTGGCAGACCTTTTCCTGCACCTGCTGGCCAG GTTACTATGGTCCAGGCTGTGTGGACGCCTGCCTCTTGAACCCCTGTCAGAACCAGGGGTCTTGCCGGCACCTCCCAGGAGCCCCCCATGGCTATATCTGTGACTGTGTAGGTGGCTATTTTGGGCACCACTGTGAGCACAG AATGGACCAGCAGTGCCCACGGGGCTGGTGGGGGAGCCCAACCTGTGGCCCCTGTAACTGTGATGTTCACAAGGGCTTTGACCCCAACTGCAACAAGACAAACGGGCAGTGTCACTGCAAG GAGTTCCACTACAGACCTCGGGACAGCGACTCATGCCTCCCCTGTGACTGCTACCCTGTGGGCTCCACCTCACGTTCATGTGCACCCCACAGCGGGCAGTGCCCCTGTCGCCCAGGAGCCCTTGGCCGCCAGTGCAACAGCTGTGACAGTCCTTTCGCAGAGGTGACAGCCAGCGGCTGCCGGG TGCTCTATGATGCCTGCCCCAAGTCCCTGAGATCTGGCGTGTGGTGGCCCCAGACCAAATTTGGTGTCTTGGCCTCAGTGCCCTGTCCTCGGGGGGCCCTGG GATTGCGGGGTGCAG GTGCTGCCGTGCGGCTATGTGACGAGGACCAGGGTTGGCTGGAGCCTGACCTTTTCAACTGTACCTCCCCTGCCTTTCGAGAACTCAGTCTGCTG CTGGATGGCCTAGAGCTGAATAAGACAGCACTAGATACTGTGGAGGCCAAGAAGCTGGCTCAGAGGCTGCGGGAGGTGACCAGCCACACTGACCACTACTTTAGCCAAGATATCCGAGTCACTGCCCGCCTGCTGGCCCACCTGTTGACCTTTGAGAGCCACCAGCAGGGTTTTGGGCTAACAGCCACACAGGACGCCCACTTCAACGAG AATCTGCTGTGGGCTGGCTCCGCACTGCTTGCTCCAGAGACTGGGGACTTGTGGGCAGCACTGGGGCAGCGGGCCCCTGGGGGCTCCCCAGGCAGTGCAGGCCTGGTGCAGCATCTGGAAGAATATGCGGCCACACTTGCAAGGAATATGGAACTCACATACCTGAATCCTGTGGGGCTAGTGACACCCAACATCA TGCTCAGCATCGACCGCATGGAGCATCCTAGTCCGACCCGGGGAACCCGGCGCTACCCTCGTTACCACAGCAACCTTTTCCGGGGCCAGGATGCCTGGGATCCTCACACCCACGTGCTACTGCCTTCCCAGGCCCCACGGCCGTCCCCATCCGAAG TTCTGTCCACAAGCAGCAGCAGCATAGAAAACTCCACCACCTCAAGTGTGGCCCCCCCACCAGCGCCCCCAGAGACTGAGCCGGAGCCTGGGATCTCCATTGTCATCCTCCTCGTTTACCGCACCTTAGGGGGGCTGCTCCCTGCCCAGTTCCAGGCCGAGCGCCGGGGCGCCAG GCTTCCCCAGAACCCTGTTATGAACTCTCCGGTGGTcagcgtggctgtgttccatgGACGCAACTTCCTAAGGGGTGTCCTGGAATCCCCAATCAGCCTCGAATTCCGCCTGCTACAGACAGCAAATCGGAGCAAGGCGATCTGCGTGCAGTGGGACCCACCTGGCCC GGCGGACCAGCATGGCATGTGGACAGCACGGGACTGCGAGCTGGTGCACAGGAACGGGTCCCACGCACGGTGCCGCTGCAGCCGGACAGGCACCTTTGGGGTCCTCATGGATGCCTCCCCCCGTGAG CGGCTGGAGGGTGACCTGGAGCTGCTGGCTGTGTTCACCCATGTGGTTGTGGCAGTGTCTGTGGCTGCACTGCTGCTGACTGCGGCCATCCTGCTGAGCCTCCGCAGCCTCAAGTCCAACATGCGTGGGATCCATGCCAATGTGGCAGCTGCCCTGGGGGTGGCAGAGCTCCTCTTCCTGCTGGGGATCCATAGGACCCAAAACCAG CTGGTGTGCACTGCGGTCGCCATCCTCCTGCACTACTTCTTCCTCAGCACCTTCGCGTGGCTCCTTGTGCAGGGGTTGCACCTCTACCGCATGCAGGTTGAGCCCCGCAATGTGGACCGCGGCGCCATGCGCTTCTACCACGCCCTGGGCTGGGGCGTCCCTGCTGTGCTGCTGG GCCTTACCGTTGGCCTGGATCCTGAGGGCTATGGGAACCCTGACTTCTGCTGGATCTCGGTCTACGAGCCTCTCATCTGGAGCTTCGCAGGCCCTGTCGTCCTCGTCGTTGTG ATGAATGGGACCATGTTTCTCCTCGCTGCCCGCACATCCTGTTCcactgggcagagggaggccaAGAAGAGCTCTGTGCT GACCCTTCGCAGCTCCTTTCTGCTCCTTCTACTGATCAGTGCCTCCTGGCTGTTTGGTCTCCTGGCGATCAACCACAGCATCTTGGCCTTCTACTACCTCCACGCTGGCCTCTGTGGGCTCCAG GGCCTGGTGGTGCTGCTGCTTTTCTGTGTCCTGAATGCAGATGCTCGGGCTGCCTGGACACCAGCCTGTCTGGGCAGGAAGGCAGTGCCTGAGGAGGCAAGACCAGCACCTGGGACG gggCCTGGGGCTTACAACAACACGGCCCTCTTTGAGGAGAGTGGCCTCATCCGCATCACTCTTGGTGCCTCCACCGTCTCCTCAGTGAGCAGTGCCCGCTCTGGCCGGACCCAGGACCAAGACAGCCAACCGGGCCGCAGCTACCTCAG GGACAATGTCCTGGTTCGACATGGCTCGGCTGCTGACCACACTGACCACAGCCTCCAGGCTCATGCTGGCCCCACGGACCTGGATGTGGCCATGTTCCATCGAGAtgctggtggag GCGCAGACTCCGACTCTGACAGCGACCTGtccttggaggaggagagaagtctGTCCATCCCATCCTCAGAAAGTGAGGACAACGGTCGGACACGAGGGCGTTTCCAGCGTCCACTCCGCCGGGCAGCCCAGAGTGAGAGGCTCCTCACCCATCCCAAAG ATGTGGATGGCAATGACCTCTTGTCCTACTGGCCAGCCCTGGGGGAATGTGAGGCTGCTCCCTGTGCTCTGCAGACCTGGGGCTCTGAAAGGCGCCTGGGGCTGGACACCAGCAAGGATGCAGCCAATAACAATCAGCCTGACCTGGCCCTGACCAGTGGAGATGAAACTTCCCTGGGCCGGGCCCAGCACCAGAGGAAAG GCATCCTGAAAAACCGATTGCAGTACCCACTGATGCCACAGACCCGAGGTCCCCCTGAATTGTCCTGGTGCCGTGCAGCCACCTTGGGCCATTGCGCTGTGCCGGCTGCCTCCTATGGTCGCATCTATGCCGGAGGGGGCACAGGTAGCCTTTCACAACCAGCAAGCCGCTACTCCTCTCGAGAACAGCTGGACCTGCTCCTCCGGCGGCAGATGAGCC TCCTCAAGCACACCCTCGGGCCCTCACACCACTGCCACGCCTTCTGCCACTGCCTCGGCACTTGGGCCCTCCACGCCACGCTCTGCCACATCCCACAGCATCTCGGAGCTGTCGCCGGACTCAGA AGTTCCCAGAAGTGA